Within the Vanacampus margaritifer isolate UIUO_Vmar chromosome 8, RoL_Vmar_1.0, whole genome shotgun sequence genome, the region AGAAAAAGCATACTGtatgaaattttatttattaatggaaTAATGTGTTCAGTCCTGGCCGATAGCTTTTTcgtgtgagagtttttttcaGTCACATCAAGGTGTTACCATGACGACTTTGGGATCCGGCACATTGAGCCCTCCCATCATCTCTTGAGTTTAAATGAAATGATCAGCAGTGCTCTCCAACTTCCACTGAAGACCAACAAAGATGCGGACTCTTGCACCTGAAGCGATCTTGCTAGCGTGGACGCTGCTCACAACATGCCTGTGGTCATTGGGTGAGTTTTTGTCACTATACACTTGTTCTTATACCATGTCGTTCAGGAACCTTGTTGTGATAATGCAGTAGTtgtaatgcaaacaaatctgtttATGTATGACATTGGTGTCTATGAAAGTCTACAACAGATAGCTAGTCTCTGTTTTTAGAACCATCCAATGCAGGCGTCTTGTCAAACATTTTACCATagagaaacaaaaaacagaatattcggcagaggaaaaaatgtttccGTCTCACAGTGTAAATGGTTAGAGACTCCTGGTCGAGATTTTGATGGTAGTCCTTGATAGAGGTTTGCCATTCTAGTTGATATTATTGTAACTATATTGTTAAGACAGTGATGACAGAATTCGTGGCTACTTTTAACTGACCGGTTATTAAAAGCAAGGTTGATTGAGCGTGCTTACGATTAGAGAACTTAATAGAATCTGTGTGCATACTGTATAAAAAGTAGCCTTCAGCACCACATTGTTTAAGCttgtgtgtcccccccccccccataggtTCAGGCCAATTCCTGCAACAAGCAGCCAGCATCCTCCATCCACAGCTCCTCAGCACACAGTTTATTCAATGCGACTGCATCAATATCATCTGTGAGTCGGTCATCTGGTTCCGCACTATTCCCAACCACAACAAAGTTCAGTTTCTGGGCAGGTTAAACAATGCCAAGCGCTTAGTCTACGGAGACAACGTGGACACAAGTCGGTTCcagttgagcaaaaaaaacagtgaGGCTTTCACACTGCGAATCGGCAATGTGGCAAAAGAGGACACTGGGACGTATTCTTGCATTTTAAAGGATAGGAAAAATGAAGAACTGTGGCAGCCTGGTGTTCTTCTTCTCCCTCAAGGTTTGTAAGCTGACTAAAACTTCTGTTTTATACTCAGGTAAATTACTCGTCATTTGCTGGCTGTGAGAGTTTCGCTGTGAGAATATGGAGGAATATTCACAAAATTTTAGATACATCAATATAAAAGTGTAACCCTTGTTAAAATGCAT harbors:
- the cd8b gene encoding uncharacterized protein cd8b isoform X2, whose amino-acid sequence is MRTLAPEAILLAWTLLTTCLWSLGSGQFLQQAASILHPQLLSTQFIQCDCINIICESVIWFRTIPNHNKVQFLGRLNNAKRLVYGDNVDTSRFQLSKKNSEAFTLRIGNVAKEDTGTYSCILKDRKNEELWQPGVLLLPQESLPTKPPESPRKLDCGCIKTSAAGDCDSLILWSLVGLATVMMTTLICTLYYFSRLPKKCRHHFVKRQLKTSGQ
- the cd8b gene encoding uncharacterized protein cd8b isoform X1, with translation MRTLAPEAILLAWTLLTTCLWSLGSGQFLQQAASILHPQLLSTQFIQCDCINIICESVIWFRTIPNHNKVQFLGRLNNAKRLVYGDNVDTSRFQLSKKNSEAFTLRIGNVAKEDTGTYSCILKDRKNEELWQPGVLLLPQESLPTKPPESPRKLDCGCIKTSAAGDCDSLILWSLVGLATVMMTTLICTLYYFSRLPKKCRHHFVKIKLQGLIYHFGKNLTSHK